One genomic window of Polyangium aurulentum includes the following:
- a CDS encoding agmatine deiminase family protein — protein sequence MQKDGHPHKLQPAEWAPHAACWVAWPSHADLWLEQLAPAREAFVSLCRAIDDGGRGERLEVLVPTADAEAEARRALEGTRARFHRIPFGDIWLRDTAPIFLTSAAGEVSAACFAFNGWGGKYVLEGDDGVARAVARASGKETIEHPFVLEGGSVDVDGEGTVLTTRQCLLNPNRNPGMSEAEVEAALARSLGADKVLWLGDGLLNDHTDGHVDTVARFVRPGVVVVMEARDADDPNREVLAQMAADLEAMTDARGRRLEVVRIPSPGRIEAEDGRIMPASYVNFYISNTAVVVPTYGARWDDAATRAIAELFPGRRTMGVNAKAILAGGGAFHCITQQQPRGKEEAG from the coding sequence GTGCAGAAAGACGGTCATCCCCACAAGCTCCAGCCCGCCGAGTGGGCGCCGCACGCCGCGTGCTGGGTCGCCTGGCCGAGCCACGCCGACCTGTGGCTCGAGCAGCTCGCCCCCGCGCGCGAGGCGTTCGTGAGCCTTTGCCGCGCCATCGACGACGGCGGACGCGGCGAACGGCTCGAGGTCCTCGTCCCCACCGCCGACGCCGAAGCCGAGGCCCGAAGGGCGCTCGAGGGCACGAGGGCGCGATTTCACCGCATCCCGTTCGGCGACATCTGGCTGCGCGACACCGCGCCCATCTTCTTGACGAGCGCGGCGGGCGAGGTCTCCGCGGCCTGCTTTGCCTTCAATGGCTGGGGCGGCAAGTACGTGCTCGAGGGCGACGACGGCGTCGCGCGCGCCGTGGCCCGGGCGAGCGGCAAGGAGACGATCGAGCACCCCTTCGTGCTCGAGGGCGGCTCGGTCGACGTCGACGGCGAGGGGACGGTCCTGACCACGCGCCAGTGCCTCCTGAACCCGAACCGCAACCCGGGAATGAGCGAGGCCGAGGTCGAGGCGGCGCTCGCGCGTTCGCTCGGCGCCGACAAGGTGCTCTGGCTCGGCGATGGCCTGCTCAATGACCACACCGACGGGCACGTCGATACGGTCGCGCGCTTCGTGCGGCCGGGCGTGGTGGTCGTGATGGAGGCGCGCGACGCCGATGATCCGAACCGCGAGGTCCTCGCGCAGATGGCCGCGGATCTCGAGGCGATGACGGACGCTCGGGGCCGGCGGCTCGAGGTCGTGCGCATCCCCTCGCCTGGCCGGATCGAGGCCGAGGACGGGCGGATCATGCCGGCGAGCTACGTCAATTTCTACATCTCGAACACCGCCGTCGTGGTACCGACCTACGGCGCGCGCTGGGACGACGCGGCGACCCGAGCGATCGCCGAGCTGTTCCCCGGCCGGCGCACGATGGGCGTGAACGCCAAGGCGATCCTCGCGGGCGGGGGAGCGTTTCATTGCATCACGCAGCAACAGCCGCGTGGCAAGGAGGAGGCAGGATGA
- the galK gene encoding galactokinase has product MIDHESLRARFEQLHGRRPRLFQAPGRVNLIGEHTDYNDGFVLPMALGLGTTVAAAPREDRRVRVHSENLGASVEFDLDHPGPEKRGQWFDYVEGVAQALERSGKGLRGADLVLASDVPAGAGLSSSAALEISVGLAFLSLSGLPVDRVALARAGQAAEHRYVGTLCGLMDQLVAALGQEGAALLIDCRSMAATPVPMPASGIEVLITDTRKKHALATSEYNTRRAECERAVEILRGPLPGIRALRDVSVEQFEAHEGLLPEPVRRRARHIVTENARTLLAAEALGRSDLAAFGARMIESHRSMRDDFEISAPELDVLVDAALGLPGVYGARMTGGGFGGCTVTLVESAHAADVREKLRAAFVGRFGAEPGFVEGHPGAGALEIL; this is encoded by the coding sequence ATGATCGATCACGAGAGTCTCCGCGCGCGCTTCGAGCAGCTCCACGGCCGTCGCCCCCGTCTCTTTCAGGCCCCGGGGCGGGTGAACCTCATCGGCGAGCACACCGATTACAACGACGGGTTCGTCCTGCCCATGGCCCTGGGGCTCGGCACCACGGTAGCCGCGGCTCCGCGCGAGGATCGCCGCGTGCGCGTGCACAGCGAGAACCTCGGCGCCTCCGTCGAGTTCGACCTCGACCACCCCGGACCCGAGAAGCGCGGGCAATGGTTCGATTACGTGGAGGGCGTCGCGCAGGCGCTCGAGAGGTCTGGAAAGGGGCTTCGGGGCGCCGATCTCGTCCTCGCGAGCGACGTGCCCGCGGGGGCCGGGCTGTCGTCGTCGGCGGCGCTCGAGATCAGCGTGGGGCTCGCCTTCCTGTCGCTCTCGGGGCTGCCCGTCGATCGCGTCGCCCTCGCGCGCGCGGGGCAGGCGGCCGAGCATCGCTATGTGGGCACCCTCTGCGGGCTCATGGATCAGCTCGTGGCCGCGCTCGGTCAGGAGGGCGCGGCGCTGCTCATCGATTGCCGCTCGATGGCGGCGACGCCCGTGCCCATGCCCGCCTCCGGCATCGAGGTCCTCATCACGGACACGCGCAAGAAGCACGCGCTCGCCACGTCCGAGTACAACACGCGCCGGGCGGAGTGCGAGCGCGCGGTCGAGATCCTCCGCGGCCCGCTGCCCGGCATCCGCGCATTGCGGGACGTCTCCGTCGAGCAATTCGAGGCGCACGAGGGGCTCCTGCCCGAGCCCGTGCGCCGGCGCGCCCGCCACATCGTCACCGAGAATGCCCGCACGCTCCTCGCGGCGGAGGCGCTCGGGCGGAGCGATCTCGCGGCGTTCGGAGCGCGCATGATCGAATCGCACCGCTCGATGCGCGACGACTTCGAGATAAGCGCGCCCGAGCTCGACGTGCTCGTCGACGCCGCCCTCGGGCTCCCGGGGGTCTACGGGGCGCGCATGACCGGCGGCGGCTTCGGCGGCTGCACGGTGACGCTGGTCGAGTCCGCGCACGCCGCGGACGTGCGCGAGAAGCTCCGCGCGGCCTTCGTGGGGCGCTTCGGCGCCGAGCCCGGCTTCGTCGAGGGCCACCCCGGCGCGGGCGCGCTCGAGATCCTTTAG
- a CDS encoding tetratricopeptide repeat protein — translation MPPLTKTLLTRRTLVSIAAIAFLVHARALGAGLVFDDRGAILENPVVQGDLDLGALFGTDFWGRPPGEGPGTWRPLVVLSFWLDKHLFGDSFHVTNVLMHAGTTVLFALALARRTGRERLAIVAALAFGVLGIGTEAVAGVVGRADVMAAGLGFLSWLLWSEREGEPVEPRRMAGAALAFAGALASKESAIVLPLLFLLADVLLAPAGKPVRIAWKRYVPLLGAGAAVLGLRALFFGSLLGVTRDVQANPLVGEGFAVRLWTSLRLFGMALQRIVAPVNLSADYSYAAILPDRSPFALGVLLGAVALGAVVAAAIVLRRKEPVLSLAAVTLLVPWLVMSQVVFALPTIFAERLLYLPAAGLAIAIGRLGEWALERRAGAMPPAGGKKKGKGAAAAAAAEVAPIPADRWRMAALVVGPLLVGNAVLTWGREAAWRSERTLFAAAIETTPSSARAWNNYGTALLNERQAADAIGPLERAITILPTWSEPHAQLGVALLEAGRPVAAEEHFRKAVQLDPELAKAVFNLSVYLARQQRYAEAAEVLRPFVAKFPGRAREAALLRQIEADLASGGGKR, via the coding sequence ATGCCGCCCCTCACGAAGACGCTCCTCACGCGCCGCACGCTCGTGTCGATCGCCGCAATCGCGTTCCTCGTTCACGCGCGCGCGCTCGGGGCGGGGCTCGTGTTCGACGATCGCGGGGCGATCCTCGAGAACCCGGTCGTGCAGGGCGATCTCGATCTCGGGGCGCTCTTCGGCACCGACTTCTGGGGGCGGCCGCCGGGCGAGGGGCCTGGGACGTGGCGGCCGCTCGTGGTGCTCTCGTTCTGGCTCGACAAGCACCTCTTCGGCGACAGCTTCCACGTGACCAACGTGCTGATGCACGCGGGGACGACCGTGCTCTTCGCGCTCGCGCTCGCGCGGAGGACGGGCCGGGAGCGGCTCGCGATCGTGGCCGCGCTGGCGTTCGGGGTGCTCGGGATCGGGACCGAGGCGGTGGCGGGCGTGGTGGGGCGAGCGGACGTGATGGCCGCGGGTCTCGGGTTTCTCTCGTGGCTCTTGTGGTCGGAGCGCGAGGGTGAGCCTGTCGAGCCTCGGCGCATGGCGGGCGCTGCGCTCGCGTTCGCGGGGGCGCTTGCGAGCAAGGAGTCGGCGATCGTGCTGCCGCTCCTGTTCTTGCTCGCGGACGTGCTGCTCGCGCCTGCGGGCAAGCCCGTGCGGATCGCGTGGAAGCGTTACGTGCCGCTGCTGGGCGCGGGCGCGGCGGTGCTCGGGCTGCGCGCGCTCTTCTTCGGGTCGCTGCTCGGGGTGACGCGCGACGTGCAGGCGAATCCGCTCGTGGGCGAGGGTTTTGCCGTGCGGCTGTGGACGTCGCTGCGCCTGTTCGGGATGGCGCTTCAGCGCATCGTGGCGCCGGTGAACCTGTCTGCGGATTACTCGTACGCGGCGATCCTGCCGGACAGAAGCCCGTTCGCGCTCGGCGTCTTGCTCGGGGCGGTGGCGCTCGGGGCGGTGGTGGCGGCGGCGATCGTGCTGCGGCGCAAGGAGCCCGTGCTGTCGCTGGCGGCGGTGACGTTGCTCGTGCCGTGGCTCGTGATGAGCCAGGTGGTGTTCGCGCTGCCGACGATCTTCGCCGAGCGTCTGCTCTACTTGCCGGCGGCGGGGCTGGCGATCGCGATCGGGCGGCTCGGGGAGTGGGCGCTCGAGCGGCGCGCGGGCGCGATGCCGCCGGCGGGCGGCAAGAAGAAGGGGAAGGGGGCTGCGGCTGCGGCTGCGGCGGAGGTGGCGCCGATCCCTGCGGATCGATGGCGGATGGCGGCGCTCGTGGTGGGGCCGCTGCTCGTGGGGAACGCGGTGCTCACGTGGGGGCGCGAGGCGGCGTGGAGGAGCGAGCGGACGCTGTTCGCGGCGGCGATCGAGACGACGCCGAGCTCTGCCCGTGCGTGGAACAACTACGGGACGGCGCTCTTGAACGAGCGGCAGGCGGCGGACGCGATCGGGCCGCTCGAGCGAGCGATCACGATCCTGCCGACGTGGTCGGAGCCGCACGCGCAGCTCGGCGTTGCGCTGCTCGAGGCGGGGAGGCCCGTTGCGGCCGAGGAGCACTTCCGCAAGGCCGTGCAGCTCGACCCGGAGCTGGCGAAGGCCGTGTTCAACCTGTCGGTGTATCTGGCGCGGCAGCAGCGCTACGCCGAGGCGGCAGAGGTGCTGCGGCCGTTCGTGGCGAAGTTCCCGGGTCGTGCGAGGGAAGCGGCGCTGTTGAGACAGATCGAGGCGGATCTGGCGAGCGGTGGAGGGAAGAGATGA
- a CDS encoding glycosyltransferase gives MRILQVIHGYPMRYNAGSEVYTQTLCHGLAARHEVHVFTREEDPFAPDYAMRRERDPDDARITLHLVNNPRSRDRYRQTGIDQRFAELCDALKPDIVHIGHLNHLSTSLVFEASARGIPVVYTLHDYWVMCPRGQFMQMHPEDPQNLWAACEGQEDRKCAERCYARYFSGAPDEKAEDVAHWTGWVARRMKHIREVVEHVDLFIAPARYLERRYRKEFGLPERKLVYLDYGFDRARLAGRKRAEGEPFTFGYIGTHIPAKGIHHLLEAFGQVRGNARLRIWGRPRGQETAALEAIARRLPGDASERIEWLSEYKNQHIVRDVFDKVDAIVVPSVWVENSPLVIHEALEARVPVVTANAGGMAEYVHHEVNGLLFEHRSPGALAAQMQRLVDDPALARRLGARGYVQSENGDIPDLQGHVEAIERIYAEVMARRDSARLRPLEGPWRITFDTNPDTCNLRCIMCEEHSTFSTRQDERQAAGKPRRVMPIELLRKVIAEAAGKGLREVIPSTMGEPLLYDDFDEIVELCRTHGVRLNLTTNGTFPRRGAQRWAELLVPVTSDVKISWNGATARTHELVMVGSRWSVVLENARTFIAVRDRHAAAGGNRCRVTFQLTFLETNVGELADIVRLAARLGVDRVKGHHLWAHFDEIRSLSMRRSPEAIRRWNEAVLAARAAASERTLPNGHRVLLENIFLLDESAREDIAPGGPCPFLGQEAWISAEGRFDPCCAPDAQRRTLGELGDLHTSGLMEIWNGEGYRRLLQSYPSRALCLGCNMRKPVGES, from the coding sequence ATGCGGATCCTGCAAGTCATTCACGGCTACCCCATGCGGTACAACGCCGGCTCGGAGGTCTACACCCAGACGCTCTGCCACGGCCTCGCCGCACGCCACGAGGTCCACGTCTTCACGCGCGAGGAGGACCCCTTCGCCCCCGATTACGCCATGCGCCGGGAACGCGATCCCGACGACGCGCGCATCACCCTGCACCTCGTCAACAACCCACGCTCGCGCGATCGCTATCGCCAGACAGGCATCGATCAGCGCTTCGCCGAGCTGTGCGACGCGCTGAAGCCCGACATCGTCCACATCGGGCACCTGAACCACCTGTCGACGTCGCTCGTCTTCGAGGCCTCGGCGCGCGGAATCCCCGTCGTCTACACGCTGCACGACTACTGGGTCATGTGCCCGCGCGGCCAGTTCATGCAAATGCACCCCGAGGATCCGCAAAACCTCTGGGCCGCGTGCGAAGGCCAGGAAGACCGTAAATGCGCCGAGCGCTGCTACGCCCGCTACTTCTCGGGCGCGCCCGACGAGAAAGCCGAGGACGTCGCGCACTGGACGGGCTGGGTCGCGCGGCGGATGAAGCACATCCGCGAGGTCGTCGAGCACGTCGACCTCTTCATCGCCCCCGCACGCTACCTCGAGCGTCGTTATCGCAAGGAATTCGGGCTGCCCGAGCGCAAGCTCGTCTACCTCGATTACGGCTTCGATCGCGCCCGCCTCGCCGGACGAAAGCGCGCCGAGGGCGAGCCCTTCACGTTCGGCTACATTGGCACGCACATCCCGGCCAAGGGCATCCATCACCTGCTCGAGGCCTTCGGCCAGGTTCGAGGCAATGCGCGCCTGCGCATCTGGGGACGCCCGCGCGGCCAGGAGACCGCAGCGCTCGAGGCCATCGCGCGCCGCCTCCCCGGCGACGCATCGGAGCGCATCGAGTGGCTCTCCGAGTACAAGAACCAGCACATCGTGCGCGACGTCTTCGACAAGGTCGACGCCATCGTCGTGCCCTCGGTCTGGGTCGAGAACTCACCGCTCGTCATCCACGAGGCCCTCGAAGCGCGCGTGCCCGTCGTCACCGCGAACGCGGGCGGAATGGCCGAGTACGTTCATCACGAGGTCAACGGCCTGCTCTTCGAGCACCGGAGCCCCGGCGCGCTCGCGGCGCAAATGCAGCGGCTCGTCGACGATCCCGCGCTCGCACGGCGCCTCGGCGCGCGCGGCTACGTGCAATCGGAGAATGGCGACATCCCCGATCTGCAAGGCCACGTGGAGGCGATCGAGCGCATCTACGCCGAGGTCATGGCGCGCCGCGACTCGGCCCGCCTCCGCCCCCTCGAGGGCCCGTGGCGCATCACCTTCGACACGAACCCCGATACCTGCAACCTGCGCTGCATCATGTGCGAGGAGCACTCGACCTTCAGCACACGCCAGGACGAGCGCCAGGCGGCGGGCAAGCCGAGGCGCGTGATGCCCATCGAGCTTTTGCGCAAGGTCATCGCCGAAGCGGCGGGCAAGGGGCTGCGCGAGGTGATCCCGTCGACGATGGGCGAGCCTCTGCTCTACGACGATTTCGACGAGATCGTCGAGCTGTGCCGCACGCACGGCGTCCGCCTCAACCTCACGACGAACGGCACGTTTCCACGCAGGGGCGCACAGCGCTGGGCCGAGCTGCTCGTGCCGGTGACGTCGGACGTGAAGATCTCCTGGAATGGAGCCACCGCGCGCACGCACGAGCTGGTGATGGTGGGATCGCGCTGGAGCGTGGTGCTCGAGAACGCGCGGACCTTCATCGCGGTGCGCGACAGGCACGCGGCGGCGGGAGGCAATCGCTGTCGCGTGACGTTCCAGCTCACCTTCCTCGAGACGAACGTAGGGGAGCTGGCCGATATCGTGCGGCTCGCCGCGCGCCTCGGCGTCGACCGCGTGAAGGGCCACCACCTCTGGGCGCATTTCGACGAGATCCGGTCGCTGTCGATGCGCAGGAGCCCGGAGGCGATCCGGCGCTGGAACGAGGCCGTGCTCGCCGCCCGCGCCGCCGCCAGCGAGCGGACCTTGCCGAACGGTCATCGCGTGCTGCTCGAGAACATCTTTCTGCTCGACGAGTCCGCCCGCGAGGACATCGCGCCCGGGGGCCCCTGCCCCTTCCTCGGGCAGGAGGCGTGGATCAGCGCCGAGGGCCGCTTCGATCCCTGCTGCGCGCCCGACGCGCAACGCAGGACGCTCGGGGAGCTCGGCGACCTGCACACGTCCGGCCTCATGGAGATCTGGAACGGCGAGGGCTATCGGCGCCTGTTGCAATCGTACCCGAGCCGCGCGCTCTGCCTGGGATGCAACATGCGCAAGCCGGTGGGTGAATCGTGA
- the aguB gene encoding N-carbamoylputrescine amidase, whose product MTSRKITVSAIQCPLGGSREENIQRVMGHVRAAAEKGAQVILPPELFEGPYFCRDEKEEYFSWARPFEGNETIARFSRLAAELKVVLPISFFEQAGQAHYNSVAILDADGAVLGLYRKSHIPDGPGYEEKFYFRGGDTGFKVWKTRHGTIGVGICWDQWYPEAARAMTLLGAEVLFYPTAIGSEPHDPELDTKDPWQRAMIGHAVSNVIPVVGANRIGTESGQVFYGSSFIANMRGDKVSELGKTEEGTVEATFDLDEYRAKRAAWGFFRDRRPELYGILCTGDGMTRPAGAK is encoded by the coding sequence ATGACTTCGCGCAAGATCACGGTCTCGGCCATTCAATGCCCCCTCGGCGGCAGCCGCGAGGAGAACATCCAGCGCGTGATGGGGCACGTGCGCGCGGCGGCGGAGAAGGGCGCGCAGGTCATCCTGCCGCCCGAGCTCTTCGAGGGCCCGTACTTCTGCCGCGACGAAAAGGAGGAGTATTTCTCCTGGGCGCGGCCGTTCGAGGGCAACGAGACCATCGCCCGCTTCTCGCGCCTCGCCGCCGAGCTGAAGGTCGTCCTGCCCATCTCGTTCTTCGAGCAGGCGGGCCAGGCTCATTACAACAGCGTGGCGATCCTCGACGCCGACGGCGCCGTGCTCGGGCTCTACCGCAAGAGCCACATCCCCGACGGCCCCGGATACGAGGAGAAGTTCTATTTCCGGGGCGGCGACACGGGCTTCAAGGTCTGGAAGACGCGCCATGGCACGATCGGCGTCGGGATCTGCTGGGACCAGTGGTATCCCGAGGCCGCGCGGGCGATGACCCTGCTCGGCGCCGAGGTGCTCTTCTATCCGACGGCGATCGGCTCCGAGCCGCACGATCCCGAGCTCGACACCAAGGACCCCTGGCAGCGCGCCATGATCGGTCACGCGGTCTCGAACGTGATCCCGGTCGTCGGCGCCAATCGCATCGGCACCGAGAGCGGGCAGGTGTTCTACGGCTCGTCGTTCATCGCCAACATGCGCGGCGACAAGGTCTCCGAGCTCGGCAAGACCGAGGAGGGCACGGTCGAGGCGACCTTCGATCTCGACGAATACCGCGCCAAGCGCGCCGCCTGGGGCTTCTTCAGGGACAGGCGGCCGGAGCTTTACGGAATCCTCTGCACGGGGGATGGAATGACGAGGCCGGCGGGGGCGAAGTAG
- a CDS encoding lectin-like protein, with protein MLGSSSFARFARLLGLVSLPALVPLACTLQTGGTNDGTSPTVTAGSGGSGGMGGAGPSTGGSGGAGPSAGGSGGAGGAGGMGGAGGGVMAVCGNGMIEPGEDCDDANTVVGDGCTGCLACNGTGDFLDPKTWHCYTYVTATDKSWYDAHTDCLARGGDLAGISTPSELDHIIKNTNSDVWIGANDQALECVFVWSNGEPWYPYWEDGEPNDYFNSEECAALIEKSKKFNDSHCTTTRDYLCERVPKGICGDGIVQPSEECDDANTTTGDGCDNCELECADGEIKNSDNLHCYRIVTGNAKSWTEAKNACVNANDGSYLATVTSPKEAEFLGLHLNANTWIGGQRSNSASSWNWVNGEDFCWKNWGSDPDFGEHCIESLADGKWNNTECDQIRDYVCERSILGN; from the coding sequence ATGCTTGGATCGAGCTCCTTCGCCCGCTTCGCTCGCCTTTTGGGCCTCGTTTCCCTCCCTGCGCTCGTCCCCCTCGCCTGCACGCTCCAGACCGGCGGCACGAACGACGGGACCAGCCCCACCGTGACGGCAGGATCGGGTGGCAGCGGCGGCATGGGCGGCGCGGGCCCGAGCACGGGCGGCAGCGGCGGCGCGGGCCCGAGCGCGGGCGGCAGCGGCGGCGCGGGCGGGGCGGGGGGCATGGGCGGCGCGGGCGGCGGGGTCATGGCGGTGTGCGGCAACGGCATGATCGAGCCTGGCGAGGATTGCGACGACGCGAATACCGTCGTGGGCGACGGCTGCACGGGGTGCCTCGCGTGCAATGGGACGGGCGACTTTTTGGATCCGAAGACGTGGCACTGCTACACGTACGTCACGGCCACGGACAAGTCGTGGTACGACGCGCACACGGATTGCCTGGCGCGCGGCGGTGATCTCGCCGGGATCAGCACGCCGAGCGAGCTCGATCACATCATCAAAAACACGAACTCGGACGTGTGGATCGGCGCCAATGACCAGGCCCTCGAGTGCGTGTTCGTTTGGTCGAACGGGGAGCCCTGGTATCCGTACTGGGAGGACGGCGAGCCCAACGATTATTTCAACTCCGAAGAGTGCGCCGCCCTCATCGAAAAAAGCAAGAAATTCAACGACAGCCATTGCACCACCACGCGGGATTACCTGTGCGAGCGCGTGCCCAAGGGCATCTGCGGGGACGGCATCGTGCAGCCCAGCGAGGAGTGCGACGACGCGAACACGACGACCGGCGATGGCTGCGACAACTGCGAGCTCGAATGCGCCGACGGCGAGATCAAGAACTCGGACAACCTGCACTGCTACCGGATCGTGACGGGCAACGCGAAGAGCTGGACCGAGGCGAAGAACGCGTGCGTCAACGCCAATGATGGCAGCTACCTGGCCACCGTGACGTCACCGAAGGAGGCGGAATTCCTCGGGCTGCATCTGAACGCGAATACGTGGATCGGCGGGCAGCGCAGCAACAGCGCCTCCTCGTGGAACTGGGTGAACGGAGAGGACTTCTGCTGGAAGAACTGGGGCAGTGATCCAGACTTCGGCGAGCACTGCATAGAATCCCTGGCAGACGGAAAGTGGAACAATACCGAATGCGACCAGATCCGTGATTACGTCTGCGAGCGGTCGATTTTGGGGAACTGA
- a CDS encoding methyltransferase, producing MRALRGIRIAPEGTHHLSGDAPLYAARFDEVLAFHEPGLAAARRGDEAFHIDVAGEPAYARRFRRTFGFYESRAAVIGEDGWHHILPDGSDLYAARHAWCGNYGGGRCAVRDRDGLYLHLDDEGRPAYAARYRYAGDYRGGVAVVQHQNGLSTHVDEHGEPIHGQLFHDLDVFHKGFARARDEEGWTHVDTRGRPLYARRFAMVEPFYNGQARVERHDGGLEVLDEAGETVVELRPARRSELSALSSDLVGFWRTQTLGAAVALGVIEALPGSEDEIAMRADMPPDRARRLLRALGELEVARRDASGTWRRTARGELLGADHPLTLADAALEYAGPLGGRWADLPRALRSPESRPADVFAEVAADPARRGTHHRMLRSYARHDYAPIVPQLPIGDARAVVDAGGGTGTLAGLLLDVHPHIEVVVLDLPEVVAQIPARDGLRGVGADLFAPWPVEADVILLARVLHDWEDADAQRILERARAALRPGGRVVILEMLLGEEAYGGGLCDLHLLAVTGGRERTRGDFERLVRAAALRVVRVEGTRALPSVMVVERG from the coding sequence GTGAGGGCGCTCCGGGGCATTCGCATCGCGCCCGAGGGGACGCACCACCTCTCGGGGGACGCGCCGCTCTACGCCGCGCGCTTCGACGAGGTCCTCGCGTTCCACGAGCCGGGGCTCGCGGCCGCGCGGCGTGGAGACGAGGCCTTCCATATCGACGTCGCGGGCGAGCCCGCCTATGCGCGTCGATTCCGCAGGACGTTCGGCTTCTACGAGTCGCGCGCGGCGGTGATCGGAGAGGACGGCTGGCACCATATCCTGCCGGATGGCTCCGATCTGTACGCCGCGCGCCATGCCTGGTGCGGCAATTACGGCGGCGGGCGGTGCGCGGTGCGCGATCGGGATGGGCTTTATCTGCACCTCGATGACGAGGGACGACCCGCGTACGCGGCGCGCTATCGCTATGCCGGCGACTACCGGGGCGGCGTGGCGGTCGTGCAGCACCAGAACGGCCTCTCCACGCACGTGGACGAGCACGGGGAGCCCATTCACGGGCAGCTCTTCCACGACCTCGACGTGTTCCACAAAGGCTTCGCGCGCGCCCGCGACGAGGAGGGCTGGACCCACGTCGACACGCGCGGCCGGCCCCTCTACGCGCGGAGATTCGCCATGGTCGAGCCGTTCTACAATGGCCAGGCGCGCGTCGAGCGGCACGACGGCGGGCTCGAGGTCCTCGACGAGGCGGGCGAGACGGTCGTGGAGCTGCGTCCGGCGCGTCGGAGCGAGCTGTCCGCGCTGTCCTCGGACCTGGTTGGCTTCTGGCGGACGCAAACGCTCGGGGCCGCGGTGGCGCTCGGCGTGATCGAGGCCCTGCCGGGCTCCGAGGACGAGATCGCCATGCGCGCGGATATGCCGCCCGATCGGGCGCGTCGATTGCTGCGGGCGCTCGGCGAGCTCGAGGTCGCGCGGCGCGACGCATCGGGCACGTGGCGCAGGACCGCGCGAGGGGAGCTTCTGGGCGCGGATCACCCGCTGACCCTCGCGGACGCCGCGCTCGAATACGCGGGCCCGCTCGGCGGGCGCTGGGCGGACCTGCCGCGCGCGCTCCGGTCGCCAGAATCCCGCCCCGCCGACGTCTTCGCCGAGGTCGCGGCGGATCCCGCGCGCCGGGGGACGCACCACCGCATGCTCCGCAGCTATGCGCGCCACGATTATGCGCCGATCGTGCCGCAATTGCCGATCGGGGACGCGCGTGCCGTCGTGGACGCGGGCGGCGGCACGGGGACGCTCGCGGGCCTTTTGCTGGACGTTCACCCGCACATCGAGGTCGTGGTGCTCGACCTGCCGGAGGTCGTGGCGCAGATCCCCGCGAGAGACGGCCTGCGCGGCGTGGGCGCGGACCTGTTCGCGCCGTGGCCTGTCGAGGCGGACGTGATTCTGCTCGCGCGGGTCTTGCACGACTGGGAGGACGCGGATGCGCAGAGGATCCTCGAAAGAGCGCGCGCGGCGCTGCGGCCGGGAGGGCGGGTGGTGATCCTGGAGATGCTGCTCGGCGAGGAGGCGTACGGCGGCGGTCTGTGCGACCTGCACCTGCTGGCCGTGACGGGCGGCCGGGAACGGACGCGGGGAGATTTCGAGCGGCTGGTGAGGGCGGCGGCTTTGCGGGTGGTGCGGGTGGAGGGGACGAGGGCGTTGCCGAGCGTGATGGTGGTGGAGCGGGGGTGA